The Nitrospiraceae bacterium genome window below encodes:
- a CDS encoding DUF1156 domain-containing protein encodes MKQRKKLIEVALPLEAINKASAREKSIRHGHPSTLHLWWARRPLAAARAVIFAQMVDDPSSLPDLFPTEKKQEKERQRLFKIIEDLVQWENTTNEKVLQAARDEIWQSWRRTCAENADHPRAKELFNRNKLPAFHDPFAGGGALPLEAQRLGLEAYASDLNPVAVLINKAMIEIPPRFAGKPPVNPESRKDKTLFKKEWHGGEGLAEDVRYYGRWMRDEAEKRIGHLYPKIEVTKEMVKDRPDLKAYVGQKLTVIAWIWARTVKSPNPAFANIYVPLASTFMLSTKAGKEAYVEPVIEGRGYRFTVKVGKPKDAEAARNGTKLSRGANFRCLMSDSPIAPEHIYTEAQCGRMGARLMAIVAEGDRGRVYLAPTPEHEAAVLRAKPEWKPDVAMPGNPRWFSPPLYGLKTYGDLFTSRQLVALTTFSDLVGQAMQQVPRYALAAGLPDDKKPLRDGGTGVAAYAEAVGVYLGIALSRLTDICNALCRWEVTKTQVRNLFGRQAIPMLWDFAENNVFGEAAGDYTVSLGNMAKALEQMPAQGDGGSYQDDAQTQSISSSKLVSTDPPYYDNIGYADLSDFFYVWLRRSLRPVFPDLFGTMAVPKAEELVATPYRHGSKEKAEAFFLDGMTKAMHRLAEQAHPSWPVTIYYAFKQSESDGDDGTTNTGWDTFLAAVIEAGFAISGTWPMRTELSNRMIGAGTNALASSIVLVCRPRVVDAPMATRREFVSVLKTELPQALAHLQRGNIAPVDLAQAAIGPGMAVYTRYAKVLDAEGKPLSVREALALINQTLDEALAEQEGDFDPDSRWAITWFEQVGFEVGEYGMAEQLSKSKNTSVQGLKDAGILDKKSPGGKVRLLRPKELPKDWDPVKDTRLTEWEMVHHLIRALEEGGESAAAELVAKLGSKAEIARELAYRLYTVCERKKRSAEALSYNALVQSWPEITRLARGEESTVRESQTSMYGQE; translated from the coding sequence ATGAAGCAGCGTAAGAAACTCATCGAAGTCGCCCTGCCGCTGGAGGCGATCAATAAAGCCTCGGCGCGGGAGAAGTCGATTCGGCACGGGCATCCGAGCACGCTCCACTTATGGTGGGCGCGGCGGCCGTTGGCGGCGGCGCGGGCGGTGATCTTTGCACAGATGGTGGATGATCCGTCGTCGTTACCGGATCTGTTTCCGACTGAGAAGAAACAGGAGAAAGAGCGGCAGCGGTTGTTCAAGATCATTGAAGACCTCGTCCAATGGGAGAACACGACCAACGAGAAGGTACTCCAGGCCGCGCGTGATGAGATTTGGCAGAGCTGGCGACGGACCTGCGCCGAAAATGCGGATCATCCACGAGCAAAGGAATTGTTCAATCGCAACAAGTTGCCGGCCTTTCACGATCCATTCGCTGGAGGCGGCGCGTTGCCGTTAGAGGCTCAACGTCTCGGGCTTGAGGCCTATGCCAGCGACCTCAATCCCGTTGCGGTGCTCATCAACAAGGCGATGATCGAGATTCCGCCGAGGTTCGCAGGCAAGCCCCCAGTAAATCCGGAATCGCGGAAGGACAAGACCCTCTTCAAGAAGGAATGGCACGGCGGTGAAGGGTTGGCGGAAGATGTCCGTTACTACGGCAGATGGATGCGTGACGAAGCCGAAAAGCGCATCGGTCACCTGTACCCCAAAATTGAAGTCACCAAAGAGATGGTCAAGGACAGACCAGATCTGAAAGCGTATGTCGGCCAGAAGCTCACCGTGATTGCCTGGATCTGGGCACGCACCGTGAAAAGCCCGAACCCAGCGTTTGCGAATATTTATGTGCCTCTTGCCTCAACGTTCATGCTCTCAACCAAGGCGGGTAAAGAAGCATATGTTGAGCCAGTGATAGAGGGCCGTGGCTACCGGTTCACGGTGAAGGTCGGCAAACCCAAGGATGCGGAAGCTGCGAGGAACGGAACCAAACTTTCGCGCGGTGCCAACTTTCGCTGCCTGATGTCGGATTCGCCCATTGCTCCTGAGCATATTTATACAGAGGCGCAGTGCGGCCGCATGGGCGCTCGTCTCATGGCAATTGTGGCGGAGGGGGATCGCGGTCGCGTCTATCTCGCTCCGACACCGGAGCATGAGGCGGCAGTACTCAGAGCCAAGCCGGAGTGGAAGCCCGATGTTGCCATGCCAGGAAACCCACGTTGGTTCTCGCCGCCTCTCTATGGCCTGAAGACCTACGGTGACCTCTTCACTTCCCGCCAACTGGTGGCGCTCACGACATTCTCAGATCTGGTGGGTCAGGCGATGCAGCAGGTCCCCCGCTATGCACTTGCAGCAGGACTCCCTGACGACAAGAAGCCACTACGCGACGGCGGCACCGGCGTGGCTGCGTATGCTGAGGCGGTAGGGGTATACCTGGGTATTGCGTTGAGCAGGCTGACCGATATCTGCAATGCACTCTGCCGCTGGGAAGTTACCAAGACGCAAGTGCGAAACCTGTTCGGACGGCAGGCTATCCCGATGCTCTGGGATTTTGCTGAGAATAACGTGTTCGGCGAGGCGGCTGGCGATTACACTGTGAGTCTAGGAAACATGGCAAAGGCACTCGAGCAGATGCCGGCGCAAGGAGACGGTGGGTCGTATCAAGACGATGCTCAGACACAATCCATTAGCAGTTCTAAGCTCGTCTCCACCGACCCGCCGTATTACGACAACATTGGTTACGCTGACCTCTCCGACTTCTTCTACGTCTGGCTGCGACGGTCGTTGCGTCCTGTGTTTCCAGATCTCTTTGGAACCATGGCCGTACCAAAAGCCGAAGAACTTGTTGCGACGCCTTATCGACATGGCAGCAAGGAGAAGGCGGAAGCCTTCTTCCTCGATGGCATGACTAAGGCCATGCATCGGCTGGCTGAGCAGGCGCATCCGTCATGGCCAGTGACCATCTACTATGCGTTCAAACAATCGGAAAGCGATGGTGATGATGGCACGACGAACACCGGCTGGGACACATTCCTTGCTGCCGTCATTGAGGCTGGTTTCGCTATCAGCGGGACATGGCCTATGCGGACGGAGTTGAGCAATCGCATGATTGGCGCCGGCACCAACGCACTCGCTTCCAGCATCGTCCTCGTCTGCCGACCACGTGTGGTAGATGCACCGATGGCCACACGTCGCGAATTTGTCAGTGTTCTGAAGACAGAATTGCCTCAGGCGCTTGCCCACCTCCAACGGGGCAACATCGCGCCGGTAGATCTTGCCCAGGCCGCCATCGGCCCAGGTATGGCCGTCTACACTCGCTATGCCAAAGTGCTTGACGCCGAGGGCAAGCCGCTCAGCGTGCGCGAGGCGTTGGCGCTGATCAATCAGACCCTCGACGAGGCACTCGCCGAGCAAGAGGGCGACTTCGACCCCGATAGCCGTTGGGCCATCACGTGGTTTGAGCAGGTAGGATTTGAGGTCGGAGAGTATGGAATGGCGGAGCAGCTTTCGAAGAGCAAGAATACCAGTGTCCAGGGGTTAAAGGACGCCGGTATTCTTGACAAGAAGTCGCCGGGCGGGAAGGTTCGCCTTCTCCGGCCCAAGGAGTTACCCAAGGACTGGGACCCAGTAAAGGATACGCGGCTCACCGAGTGGGAAATGGTGCATCACCTGATTCGTGCTCTTGAAGAAGGCGGCGAAAGTGCGGCGGCGGAATTGGTCGCTAAGCTCGGAAGCAAGGCGGAGATCGCTCGTGAGCTTGCGTACCGACTTTATACTGTCTGCGAACGGAAGAAGCGCTCAGCCGAGGCGCTGTCCTACAATGCCCTCGTGCAAAGCTGGCCGGAGATCACCAGGCTGGCGCGAGGCGAAGAAAGTACCGTGCGAGAATCCCAGACTAGTATGTACGGGCAAGAGTAG
- a CDS encoding DUF488 domain-containing protein: MIPPVFTIGHSTHDIDRFIALLHRHEIALVADVRSVPYSRMQPQFNRESLIKALKNWGIEYVFLGAELGARSSDKACYEKGQVQYHRLAQTSAFHRGIERLQTESGRRRVALMCAEREPLECHRTVLVSRELQAAGLPVMHIHADGHLESHEEVIHRLMRLLNMPEGDLFRTQDDLMEEAYRKQEARIAYVDEFLARESEKASP; this comes from the coding sequence GTGATACCTCCAGTCTTCACCATCGGCCACTCAACGCATGATATCGACAGATTCATTGCGCTCTTGCATCGACACGAGATTGCCCTTGTGGCGGATGTGCGATCTGTGCCCTATAGCCGGATGCAGCCACAGTTCAATCGAGAGTCACTCATCAAGGCGTTGAAGAACTGGGGAATCGAGTATGTGTTTTTAGGCGCTGAGTTGGGGGCTCGAAGCAGTGACAAGGCATGTTACGAGAAGGGACAGGTGCAATATCATCGTCTTGCCCAGACCTCAGCGTTTCATCGGGGTATCGAACGGCTACAGACCGAAAGTGGAAGGCGGAGGGTTGCTCTGATGTGTGCTGAACGCGAACCGCTCGAGTGCCATCGAACGGTGCTGGTCAGCCGTGAGTTACAGGCGGCGGGCCTCCCCGTCATGCATATCCATGCCGATGGGCATCTTGAATCTCATGAGGAAGTCATCCACCGCCTCATGCGTCTCTTGAATATGCCCGAAGGAGATTTATTCCGAACGCAAGATGACTTGATGGAAGAGGCCTACAGGAAACAGGAGGCCCGAATTGCGTATGTGGACGAGTTTCTGGCACGGGAATCTGAGAAGGCCTCTCCATGA
- a CDS encoding DUF499 domain-containing protein — translation MAITNHERVGKALDLLKDGLQPFVEREMKAQHAQLWFEQVKASVRETQPNLFGTEDKPRWDVAALLAVMWNQWQLVFRNTLGQAERSIVSELREVRNKWAHQNPFSGDDAYRALDSVSRLLTAVTAPQADDVEKMKMELLRVRFDEQVRTEKRKSVGTAIESQATGGLTPWREVVNPHKDVASGRYQQAEFAADLWQVHIGEGSDEYRKPVEFFRRTYLTESLKKLLVGAAQRLAGTGGDPVVQLQTNFGGGKTHSMLALYHLVSGTPPSELLGVDAVIQAAGVAKLPAVKRVVLVGNRISPGNPVVKSDGTVVRTLWGELAWQLGFAAGGVKEAKKAYKRVQADDEKATSPGDVLRELFKDYGPCLILIDEWVAYARQLHDQSDLPAGGFETQFTFAQVLTESAKLAKNCLLVISLPASDTTASPHTQVDDVEVGGQRGREALNRLQNVVGRVESSWRPASAEEGFEIVRRRLFEPLVEKSQYVTRDTVAKAFFDLYATQAAEFPPECRESDYEKRLKAAYPIHPEIFDRLYTDWSTLVKFQRTRGVLRLMASVIHSLWEKGDRNPLILPSNIPIDDPRVQFELTRYLSDNWVPVIEKDVDGPSALPLRLDSDVPNLGKYAAGRRVARTIYLGSAPTAAAANRGIEDRRVKLGCVMPGESPNIFGDALRRLSSAATYLYQDGARYWYSTQPTVTKLAEDRAEQLKRNSDKVTQELDRRLRDDLRKTGDFGRVHPMPESGQDVSDDLDARLVVLSVDHPYSKQSGNPAEVAAKAILDSRGNTPRLFRNTLVFLAADQVRLQDLNEAVRRYLAWDAILTEKVSLNLDPHQVKQAETQLAAADGVVSARIPETYQWLLVPGQANPQAPVEWQMIRLAGSDPLAVRASKKLGKDGLLNIYGPTVLRLEMDRVPLWRGKNHVPVRQLVEDFARYLYLPRLRGPEVLLEAIRSGLGLLLWHQESFAYADSFDDAASRYRGLRCGQPVLITSTDPGLLVRPEVAVQQQEAEAKTAPVKTGQSEAETGGGPNTGETGTVKGATPTPKGSRAPKRFHGSVGLDQTRVGRDAGRIADEVISHLVGLMGSNVKVTLDIEAEIPNGAPDNVVRTVTENSRTLKFTSQGFEEE, via the coding sequence ATGGCCATTACGAACCACGAACGTGTCGGTAAAGCGCTGGATCTGCTCAAAGATGGGCTGCAACCCTTCGTTGAGCGTGAGATGAAGGCACAGCATGCTCAACTGTGGTTTGAGCAGGTCAAGGCCTCGGTGCGAGAGACGCAACCGAATCTATTTGGGACGGAAGACAAACCCCGTTGGGACGTCGCTGCACTTCTGGCGGTGATGTGGAACCAATGGCAACTCGTCTTTCGCAACACGCTCGGGCAGGCTGAACGATCGATCGTGAGCGAGTTGCGTGAAGTACGCAACAAGTGGGCTCATCAGAACCCATTTTCAGGCGACGATGCCTACCGCGCACTTGATTCTGTGTCTCGATTGTTGACCGCCGTCACTGCACCTCAGGCCGATGACGTCGAGAAGATGAAAATGGAACTCTTACGAGTTCGGTTCGATGAGCAGGTGCGGACCGAAAAACGTAAGAGTGTTGGGACTGCCATCGAAAGCCAGGCCACAGGTGGGCTGACGCCGTGGCGTGAGGTCGTCAATCCGCACAAGGATGTCGCGAGCGGACGCTATCAACAGGCGGAATTCGCGGCCGATCTCTGGCAGGTGCATATCGGCGAAGGGTCAGATGAGTACCGGAAGCCCGTGGAGTTTTTCCGCCGGACTTATCTCACCGAGAGTTTGAAGAAACTGCTCGTCGGCGCGGCGCAACGACTGGCCGGTACCGGTGGCGACCCGGTGGTGCAGCTCCAGACGAATTTCGGCGGCGGGAAGACGCACTCGATGCTGGCGCTCTACCATCTGGTCTCGGGGACTCCGCCCAGCGAATTGTTGGGTGTCGATGCAGTCATTCAAGCGGCCGGTGTCGCGAAGTTGCCGGCCGTGAAGCGCGTCGTGTTGGTGGGGAATCGCATCTCGCCGGGTAATCCGGTCGTGAAATCCGATGGCACAGTGGTTCGAACGTTGTGGGGGGAACTTGCCTGGCAACTGGGGTTTGCAGCGGGCGGAGTGAAGGAAGCCAAGAAGGCGTACAAGCGGGTGCAGGCCGACGATGAGAAGGCAACTAGCCCTGGCGACGTGTTGCGAGAGCTGTTCAAAGACTACGGTCCCTGTCTGATTCTGATCGACGAGTGGGTGGCCTATGCTCGACAGCTTCACGACCAAAGCGATCTACCAGCGGGCGGCTTCGAGACACAATTCACGTTCGCTCAGGTCCTCACCGAATCCGCGAAGCTCGCGAAGAATTGCTTGCTGGTGATCAGTTTGCCTGCTTCCGATACCACGGCATCTCCACATACCCAGGTGGATGATGTGGAGGTGGGTGGGCAGCGTGGGCGCGAGGCGTTGAATCGGCTGCAAAATGTAGTTGGCCGAGTCGAGTCTTCCTGGCGGCCGGCAAGTGCGGAGGAGGGATTCGAAATTGTTCGCCGACGCCTCTTCGAACCGCTCGTCGAAAAGAGTCAGTATGTGACGCGTGATACGGTCGCGAAGGCCTTCTTCGATTTGTATGCCACCCAGGCAGCGGAGTTTCCGCCCGAGTGCCGAGAGTCGGATTACGAAAAGCGCCTCAAGGCCGCGTATCCCATCCATCCAGAGATCTTCGACCGGCTCTATACGGATTGGTCCACGTTGGTGAAGTTCCAGCGGACGCGCGGCGTGCTGCGTCTGATGGCTTCGGTGATCCATAGTCTCTGGGAAAAGGGGGACCGGAATCCCCTGATTCTGCCTTCCAATATTCCGATTGACGATCCGCGCGTTCAGTTCGAATTGACGCGCTATCTGTCCGACAACTGGGTGCCGGTGATCGAGAAGGATGTGGACGGCCCGAGTGCCTTGCCGCTTCGCCTGGATAGTGACGTGCCCAACCTGGGGAAGTATGCGGCTGGCCGCCGTGTGGCGCGGACGATTTATCTGGGGTCTGCCCCGACTGCCGCGGCGGCGAATCGCGGCATTGAAGATCGTCGCGTGAAGCTGGGTTGTGTGATGCCGGGCGAGTCACCCAACATCTTTGGCGATGCGTTGCGACGGTTGAGCAGCGCGGCGACCTATCTGTACCAGGATGGCGCCCGCTACTGGTATTCGACGCAGCCGACAGTCACGAAACTGGCCGAGGATCGGGCCGAGCAGCTCAAGCGCAATTCTGACAAGGTGACGCAGGAACTGGACCGGCGGCTTCGTGACGATCTTCGCAAGACCGGAGACTTCGGCCGTGTGCATCCCATGCCTGAGTCTGGCCAGGATGTGTCCGATGATCTCGACGCCAGGCTCGTGGTTTTGAGCGTCGATCATCCCTACAGCAAGCAGTCGGGAAACCCAGCCGAGGTGGCTGCCAAAGCCATCCTCGATTCGCGGGGGAATACTCCACGGCTCTTCCGCAACACCCTTGTTTTTCTTGCGGCTGACCAGGTTCGGCTTCAAGACTTGAATGAAGCCGTGCGGCGCTATCTCGCCTGGGACGCCATTCTCACAGAGAAAGTGTCGCTGAATCTTGACCCTCATCAGGTCAAACAGGCTGAAACTCAATTAGCCGCAGCCGATGGTGTCGTGTCGGCACGTATCCCAGAAACCTATCAATGGTTGCTGGTACCAGGGCAAGCCAACCCGCAAGCGCCTGTCGAATGGCAGATGATTCGCCTTGCCGGTTCCGACCCACTTGCCGTCCGAGCCAGCAAGAAGTTGGGGAAGGATGGGCTTCTGAATATCTATGGTCCGACCGTGCTGCGTCTTGAAATGGATCGAGTTCCTCTCTGGCGCGGGAAGAACCATGTTCCTGTCAGACAGTTGGTCGAAGATTTCGCCCGGTATCTCTACTTGCCTAGATTGCGAGGCCCTGAGGTGTTGCTGGAAGCGATTCGCAGTGGGCTCGGCCTTCTCTTGTGGCATCAAGAGTCATTTGCCTATGCCGATAGCTTCGATGATGCTGCCTCTCGCTATCGCGGTTTACGTTGCGGGCAACCAGTTCTGATCACGAGCACCGATCCGGGCCTGCTCGTTCGTCCCGAGGTGGCGGTACAGCAGCAGGAGGCTGAGGCTAAGACGGCTCCTGTCAAGACAGGACAGTCTGAAGCAGAAACCGGCGGTGGACCGAACACGGGAGAGACAGGAACCGTCAAAGGCGCTACTCCGACGCCCAAAGGTTCACGCGCGCCAAAACGCTTTCACGGGAGCGTTGGCCTTGATCAGACTCGTGTGGGGCGCGATGCTGGACGGATTGCCGACGAAGTGATCTCGCATCTGGTCGGCCTGATGGGCTCCAATGTGAAAGTGACATTAGACATTGAGGCTGAGATTCCGAACGGCGCGCCGGACAATGTCGTGCGTACGGTCACCGAGAACAGCCGAACGTTGAAGTTCACCAGCCAGGGATTTGAAGAAGAATAG
- a CDS encoding DUF488 domain-containing protein, with the protein MNLFTIGFTKKSAETFFETLRRSGAKRVVDVRLNNVSQLAGFAKKQDLIYFLKHICGMEYVHLPDLAPTQEMLDDYKKSHGTWDAYAQRFLALMQQRRIEEKVSKDTLVDGCLLCSEEKPHHCHRRLVAEYLRQHWGDIDIKHLG; encoded by the coding sequence ATGAATCTCTTTACGATCGGTTTCACTAAGAAGAGCGCGGAGACGTTCTTTGAAACGTTGCGAAGAAGCGGGGCGAAGCGCGTCGTCGACGTGCGGCTCAATAACGTGTCGCAGTTGGCGGGATTTGCCAAGAAGCAGGATCTCATCTACTTCCTCAAGCATATTTGCGGAATGGAGTATGTCCACCTCCCGGATCTTGCTCCGACACAAGAGATGCTGGATGACTACAAGAAAAGTCACGGGACGTGGGACGCATATGCGCAGAGATTTCTCGCTCTCATGCAGCAGCGACGCATCGAGGAAAAGGTCTCCAAAGACACGCTGGTAGACGGTTGCCTTCTCTGCAGCGAAGAAAAGCCACATCATTGCCACCGCCGTCTTGTTGCCGAATATCTTCGGCAGCATTGGGGCGACATCGACATCAAGCATCTAGGATAA